The following proteins are encoded in a genomic region of Mustela erminea isolate mMusErm1 chromosome 3, mMusErm1.Pri, whole genome shotgun sequence:
- the ENC1 gene encoding ectoderm-neural cortex protein 1 codes for MSVSVHENRKSRASSGSINIYLFHKSSYADSVLTHLNLLRQQRLFTDVLLHAGNRTFPCHRAVLAACSRYFEAMFSGGLKESQDSEVNFDNSIHPEVLELLLDYAYSSRVIINEENAESLLEAGDMLEFQDIRDACAEFLEKNLHPTNCLGMLLLSDAHQCTKLYELSWRMCLSNFQTIRKNEDFLQLPQDMVVQLLSSEELETEDERLVYESAINWISYDLKKRYCYLPELLQTVRLALLPAIYLMENVAMEELITKQRKSKEIVEEAIRCKLKILQNDGVVTSLCARPRKTGHALFLLGGQTFMCDKLYLVDQKAKEIIPKADIPSPRKEFSACAIGCKVYITGGRGSENGVSKDVWVYDTLHEEWSKAAPMLVARFGHGSAELKHCLYVVGGHTAATGCLPASPSVSLKQVEHYDPTTNKWTMVAPLREGVSNAAVVSAKLKLFAFGGTSVSHDKLPKVQCYDQCENRWTVPATCPQPWRYTAAAVLGNQIFIMGGDTEFSACSAYKFNSETYQWTKVGDVTAKRMSCHAVASGNKLYVVGGYFGIQRCKTLDCYDPTLDVWNSITTVPYSLIPTAFVSTWKHLPS; via the coding sequence ATGTCAGTCAGTGTGCATGAGAACCGCAAGTCCAGGGCCAGCAGTGGCTCTATTAACATCTACCTGTTTCACAAGTCTTCCTACGCCGACAGTGTCCTCACGCACTTGAACCTTTTACGCCAGCAGCGCCTCTTCACGGATGTCCTTCTCCATGCTGGGAACAGGACCTTCCCCTGTCACCGGGCAGTGTTGGCTGCATGTAGCCGCTACTTTGAAGCCATGTTCAGCGGCGGTCTGAAAGAGAGCCAGGACAGTGAGGTCAACTTCGACAACTCCATCCACCCCGAAGTTCTGGAGCTGCTGCTCGACTATGCGTACTCCTCCCGGGTCATCATCAATGAAGAAAACGCAGAATCGCTTCTGGAAGCTGGCGACATGCTGGAGTTTCAGGACATCCGGGATGCGTGCGCTGAGTTCCTGGAAAAGAATCTGCATCCCACCAACTGCCTGGGCATGCTGCTGCTCTCTGACGCACACCAGTGCACGAAGCTGTACGAGCTGTCCTGGAGAATGTGTCTCAGCAATTTCCAGACCATCAGGAAGAACGAAGATTTCCTCCAGCTGCCCCAGGACATGGTAGTGCAACTCTTGTCCAGTGAAGAGCTGGAGACAGAAGATGAAAGGCTTGTGTACGAGTCTGCAATTAACTGGATCAGCTACGACCTGAAGAAGCGCTATTGCTACCTCCCAGAGCTGTTGCAGACAGTGAGGCTGGCTCTCCTGCCAGCCATTTATCTCATGGAGAACGTGGCCATGGAGGAACTTATtaccaagcagagaaagagcaaggagaTCGTGGAAGAGGCCATCAGGTGCAAACTAAAAATCCTGCAGAATGACGGCGTGGTAACCAGCCTCTGTGCCCGGCCTCGGAAGACTGGCCATGCTCTCTTCCTCTTGGGTGGGCAGACCTTCATGTGCGACAAGCTGTATCTGGTAGACCAGAAGGCCAAAGAGATCATTCCCAAGGCTGACATCCCCAGCCCAAGAAAAGAGTTCAGTGCATGTGCAATTGGCTGCAAAGTGTACATtactggggggcgggggtctgAAAACGGAGTCTCAAAAGATGTCTGGGTTTATGATACCCTGCATGAAGAGTGGTCCAAAGCTGCCCCCATGCTGGTGGCCAGGTTCGGCCACGGCTCTGCTGAACTGAAGCACTGCCTGTATGTGGTTGGGGGGCACACAGCTGCAACGGGCTgtctcccagcctccccctcGGTCTCCCTAAAGCAAGTAGAACACTATGACCCCACGACCAACAAATGGACCATGGTGGCCCCCCTCAGAGAAGGCGTTAGCAATGCGGCTGTGGTGAGCGCCAAGCTCAAGCTGTTTGCTTTCGGAGGTACCAGCGTCAGTCATGACAAGCTCCCTAAGGTTCAGTGTTACGATCAGTGCGAGAACAGGTGGACAGTCCCAGccacctgtccccagccctggcgTTACACAGCGGCAGCGGTGCTGGGGAACCAGATTTTTATTATGGGGGGAGACACGGagttctctgcctgctctgcttaCAAATTCAACAGTGAGACTTACCAGTGGACCAAGGTGGGAGATGTGACAGCCAAGCGCATGAGCTGTCACGCTGTGGCGTCCGGAAACAAGCTCTATGTGGTGGGCGGGTACTTCGGCATTCAGCGCTGCAAAACTTTGGACTGTTACGACCCGACATTAGACGTGTGGAACAGCATCACCACAGTCCCATACTCGCTGATTCCTACCGCATTTGTCAGCACCtggaagcatctgccttcttag